From Caretta caretta isolate rCarCar2 chromosome 3, rCarCar1.hap1, whole genome shotgun sequence, a single genomic window includes:
- the CIMIP5 gene encoding ciliary microtubule inner protein 5, producing MGSRSTGFRRTTSARYRLPAARPLVDLASSSSPSLSTPQHGKALPASQVLAQQAARAREEEQAALRKDQVRQDKIWREFMEAEWRGRKYWYQNWGFMKDYDPMGKKKEQEQLPEYMPVFSDNVPNTTNQTIGSRMNTETGKTLINMDYFLSSGRQKKKLDQEFQPS from the exons ATGGGAAGCAGATCAACTGGATTCAGGAGAACCACCTCCGCCAGGTACCGGTTACCAGCAGCCAGACCTTTGGTGGACCTCGCCTCATCCTCGTCTCcttctctcagcaccccccagcaTGGGAAAGCTCTGCCTGCCAGTCAGGTCTTAGCACAACAGGCAGCCCGGGCCCgggaggaggagcaggcagcaCTACGGAAGGACCAGGTTCGGCAGGACAAGATCTGGAGGGAGTTTATGGAGGCTGAGTGGAGGGGAAGAAAATATTG GTACCAGAATTGGGGTTTCATGAAGGACTATGATCCAATG GGTAAGAAAAAGGAGCAGGAGCAACTGCCTGAGTATATGCCTGTGTTCTCAGACAACGTTCCCAACACCACCAACCAGACTATCGGCAGTAGAATGAACACTGAAACTGGCAAAACTCTAATAAACATGGATTACTTCCTCAGCAGCGGAAGACAAAAGAAGAAACTTGACCAAGAGTTCCAGCCCTCCTAG